The Thermonema lapsum sequence CAAATGATTACCGAATGGCAAGCCCGCCATGCCCCCTGTGCGTGGATTGTGGGCATAGGCGACAACTACCGACGAGCGCACCTCATGACACAGATAGAGAAAATTTACGCCGTAGAATGGGCTACCGTCTGTCATCCGAATAGTGTGGTGGCTGCCTCGGCGCACATCGATGCCGGCAGTTTTGTGGCAGCCATGGCAGTGGTAGGGGTGCGCTGCCGCATAGGACGTGGGTGTATTGTCAATCACCATGCCTCGCTGGACCACGACAGTCAGATGGAAGCATACAGCAGTCTGGCACCGGGCGCCATCACGGGCGGGCAGGTGCATATAGGCAGCCGTAGTGCCATAGGGTTAGGGGCACGGCTGATTCACCGCATAACCATAGGTAATGACACGGTGGTGGGCGCCGGTGCGTTGGTGCTTACATCGCTGCCTGCGGGCGTAGTGGCTTATGGCGTGCCCGCGCAGATTATGAGAACACGAAAGATAGACGAGCCTTATTTGTAGTGTTCGATGATGTCAAGCAATTGTTTCACTTCTTCT is a genomic window containing:
- a CDS encoding acetyltransferase, which codes for MRKQKRSKEKHLVIVGKGGHAAVIADAAALSGIYATITQMEIDAQLIEQHPEQAAQMITEWQARHAPCAWIVGIGDNYRRAHLMTQIEKIYAVEWATVCHPNSVVAASAHIDAGSFVAAMAVVGVRCRIGRGCIVNHHASLDHDSQMEAYSSLAPGAITGGQVHIGSRSAIGLGARLIHRITIGNDTVVGAGALVLTSLPAGVVAYGVPAQIMRTRKIDEPYL